Below is a window of Tsuneonella deserti DNA.
GGTGTCGAGCAGCAGCACGTCGATGTTCTGCAACCGCGCCGATTCAAGGGCGCGACGGGCTATGTCGACCGGCTGCTGGCCCTGGAGGATCGGCAGGGTCGCAACATCCACCTGGGTGCCGAGCACCGCGAGCTGCTCCTGCGCCGCGGGCCGCGCGACGTCGAGCGAGGCCATCAGCGCCTTCTTGCCATGCTTTTCGCGGATATACTTGGCGAGCTTGGCGGTGGTGGTCGTCTTGCCCGAGCCCTGGAGGCCGACCATCATCACCACGACCGGCGGCCTGGCGTTGAGGTTCAGCCCTTCGGCCTGCGCGCTGCCACCGTCTTCGGCCGCACCGCCAAGCATCTCGACCAGCTCGTCGTGGACGATCTTGACGACCTGCTGGCCCGGCGTGACCGAGCGCAACACGTCCTGCCCAATCGCCTTTTCGGTAACCGCGTCGATGAACCGGCGCGCCACCGGCAGCGCCACGTCCGCCTCGAGCAGCGCGACGCGGATCTCGCGCATGGCCTCGCGCACGTCCGCTTCGTTCAGCGCACCGCGACCGCGCAGGCGGTCGAACACGTTGCCCAGGCGATCGGACAGGTTATCGAACATGCGCTACCTCAAGACCGGCGGTTTCCCGCCAAATGCGAAAAACGCCGGCGGACGAAACCTCGTCGGCCAGCGTGCGGATCTCAACGAGAGGCCCGACTTTGATCCAGTTGTCCATTGCGCCGGATTTCGGTTTGGGCTGCAGGCGAAAATGGTGGAGGCGAGTGACCCGGCGCGCAGCGGACTTAATGTCCGTGAGCACCGGAAGCGCTCGTATCCGCCATTTGCAGCCCAGCCCGGGCCAAAAGACGGTGCAATGGTGGAGCCTAGCGGGATCGAACCGCTGACCTCCTGCATGCCATGCAGGCGCTCTCCCAGCTGAGCTAAGGCCCCTTGCCACTGCTGATGCCAACCCTGGGAGGCTGGCGGTAATCTTCCGCCGAAGCGGCAGGTCGCGCCCTTTATGGACGCGGCCCGCGCTTGGCAAGCGTCAATTAGCTATCGTCTTCGTCGTCGTCGCCTGAGGTCGCCACGCCGAGGTCGTCGTCGCCGCCGAGATCGACGTCGTTGTCGGGCGAATCCTCGTCGTCGTCGACGTCGATGTCCTCCAGGTCGTCACCGCCCAGGTCGGAATCGGCTTCGACGTCCTTCTTCTTCTCTTCCTCGAACGGAATCGGCTGCTTGGACTTCAGGACCGGTTCGGGCGTCCATTGCTCGCCGCATTCGATGCAGGCCACCGGGTCGTCCTTGCCCAGATCGTAGAAGCGCGTACCGCACTTGGGGCACTGGCGCTTGGCACCCCATTCAGGCTTGACCATTGCAATTCCTCGGCTTGCCCGCCCGGTCGTGGGCAGGCGAAAATATGGGAGACTTGATGGGTAACCGGCGCACCGGAATCAAGAGCGGGCGCGCCTTGCCATAGGCCACCCCCGCTGTCAAAAGCCGCGCGCCCAGAGCATCTATGACCGCCCCCGCCACATCGCCCCTCCCCCGCCGCTTCGCGCCCGCCGGTCCCTTGCGCGGGCGTGTGCGCGTGCCGGGAGACAAGTCGATCAGCCACCGGGCGGTCATGCTGGGCGCGCTCGCGGTCGGCGAGACGCGCGTTACCGGCCTGCTTGAAGGCGAGGACGTGATGGCCACCGCCGCTGCCATGCAGGCGATGGGCGCGAGTATCGACAAAGTGGGCGAGGAATGGCGCATTCAAGGCGTCGGAGTCGGCGGCCTTCTGCAACCCGCTGCTGCGCTCGAGATGGGCAATTCGGGCACCTCGACCCGTCTGTTGATGGGGTTGGTAGCCAGCCACGCGATCACGGCGGCGTTCACCGGGGACGCGAGCCTGTCACGCCGCCCGATGGGCCGGGTGATCGAGCCTTTGAGCCGCATCGGAGCCTCGTTCACACCTTCTCCCGGAGGACGCCTGCCACTGATGATGACAGGCGCCAGCGTGCCGGTTCCGATCGAGTACCGGCTGCCGGTTGCCAGCGCCCAGGTGAAGAGCGCGGTGCTGCTGGCCGGGCTCAATACCGCGGGGATCACCACCGTAATCGAACCGGTCGCCACCCGCGATCATTCGGAGCGGATGCTGCGCGGCTTCGGCGCCGACCTCGAGGTCGAAGAGGCGGACGACGAGCGCGTAATCCGCGTGCGCGGCGAGGCGGATTTGCGCCCGCAGGCGATCGAGGTGCCGGGCGATCCAAGCTCGGCCGCATTCTTCATCGTCGCCGCGACATTGGTTGAAGGAAGCGACCTTACCATCGAGAACGTCGGCCTCAATCCCACCCGAGCCGGCATCGTTTCGGTACTTCGCGAAATGGGCGCGGATATCGAGGAACTCGCCTTGCGCGGCGTAGGCGGAGAACCCGTGGCCGATCTGCGCGTGCGTCACTCTCCCCTTAAAGGCATCGAAGTGGACCCGGCCGTCGCGCCGAGCATGATCGATGAGTTTCCGATCCTGTTCGTCGCGGCTGCCCTGGCAAACGGGCGAACCGTCACCCGCGGGCTGGACGAACTGCGGGTCAAGGAAAGCGACCGGCTTTCGGTCATGGCGGAGGCGCTCGTCGCCGCTGGCGCGCGGGTCGAGGAAACAGCCGATGGCCTGATCATCGACGGAACCGCTGGCGAGCCGCTGAGCGGAACAGCCGATAATCCCATCCGCACCCACCTCGACCACCGCATCGCGATGAGCATGGCGATCGCCGGCCTCGTCTCGCGCGCGGGGGTGGAAATCGACGACACCCGCCCGATCGCCACCAGCTTTCCGGCATTCACCACGCTACTCGAACAGGCCACCCGATGACCGACATCCATACCCTCGTCGGCTTCGCCGGCATGGCCTGCATCATCGCGGCTTATGCATATCTGACCTGGAGTCCGGCACCCAATCCGTTCGTGCTCCACGGGACCAACCTGGCAGGCGCGGCGCTGCTCACGGTATCGCTGCTGGTCCACACGAACCTGCCGAGCCTCGTTCTCGAGGGCTTCTGGGCAGCGATCGCGATCTATGGACTGGTCAAGGCATTGCGCCGGAAAGGGGCGGCGCGATGATCATCGCGGTCGACGGCCCGACCGCGTCCGGCAAAGGCACGATCGCCCGCGCTCTTGCAGCGCATTTCGGCTTGCCGCACCTGGATACGGGCTTGCTTTACCGTGCTGTCGGACGCCAGGTATTCCTTGACGGGGGCGACCCGGACGATGGCGGCGACGCGCTCGCCGCGACGAGCTTTCCCGATCTGCTGCTTCACGATCCGCACCTTCGAAGCGAAGAAACCGGCGGGCTCGCGAGCCGCGTTTCGGTCCACCCCGCGGTTCGCCAGGCGCTTTTCGAGCGCCAGCGCGTCTTCGCTACGCAAGCCGGCGGAGCGGTACTCGACGGGCGCGACATCGGCACCGTCATCGCGCCGGATGCTGATGTGAAGCTGTTCGTCACCGCCAGCGTCGAAGCGCGCGCCGAGCGGCGATGGAAGGAAATGCGCGACGCCGGCATTGAGGTCGCCCTGAGCGATATCGCCGCCGACATCCGCCGCCGCGACGAGCGCGATTCCAACCGCGCCGACGCGCCCCTGCGGGTGGCCGAAGGCGCGTTCGTGATCGACAATTCCGCCATGACCCGAGAGCAGGCGACCGCCGCTGCCATAGAGGCAGTCGAAGCCGCCCGCCGCACTTAGCGATCCTAGCTTTCCTACAAGGCGTCCGTGCGTCATACGCTGGCCGATGCGTCACATGGCCGCTTCCCCCCAACCGCACGCTCACCGGACCAGATCGGAAGGTGACAAAGGGGACGCCCGAAACGGGCCGTTTGCCGAGTGTGAAAGGCCCGAATACAAGTTCCTTTTCCGGCCCGGGTGCGCGGTCCACGGCCTGCTGTTTCGCTTGCTTTCGGCGACTGTTGCGACTATGCGCGCGCCGTCCCTACAGCTTTGGCCGAACAGCACTGCTCGACAGGACCTTCGTGGCGCATGGGGCGGCACGAGGAAACGGCCCTCTTGCCCCGGATGGGCGCGCAATGGTGCGCGGCCGGCGGGAAAGACCCCGGTAAAACCGGTGGCCGGTAGCAAAATGTGAACAGGAATCCTGATCCTATGGCATCCACTGCCAATCCCACTCGCGCCGATTTCGAGGCGCTGCTCAACGAACAGCTCGGCGGCGCCGGCGAAGAAGGCTTCGAAGGCCGCGTCGTCAAGGGCACCGTGACCGCGATCGAGAACGGCATGGCCGTGATCGACGTCGGCCTTAAGAGCGAAGGGCGCGTTGCGCTCAAGGAATTTGCCCGCGGCGAAGGCGAAGGCGCCGACCACGGCCTGACCGTCGGCTCGGAAGTCGAAGTGTTCGTCGACCGCGTCGAGAACAGCGACGGCGAAGCGATGCTCAGCCGCGACCGCGCCCGCCGCGAAGCCGCGTGGGACAAGCTGGAAAGCGAATTCGGCGAAGGCAAGCGCGTCGACGGCCGCATCTTCGGCCGCGTCAAGGGCGGCTTCACCGTCGACCTCGACGGCGCCGTGGCCTTCCTCCCCGGCAGCCAGGTCGATATCCGCCCGGTGCGCGATGTCGGCCCGCTGATGGACATGCCGCAGCCGTTCCAGATCCTGAAGATGGACCGCCGCCGCGGCAACATCGTCGTGTCGCGCCGCGCGGTGCTCGAAGAGACCCGCGCCGAACAGCGCAGCGAGCTGATCGACAAGCTGACCGAAGGCCAGATCATGGACGGCGTGGTCAAGAACATCACCGATTACGGTGCGTTCGTGGACCTCGGCGGCATCGACGGCCTGCTCCACGTCACCGACATGAGCTACAAGCGGGTCAACCACCCGAGCGAAGTGATCAACATCGGCGACACGGTGAAGGTGCAGATCGTCCGCATCAATCCCGATACGCAGCGCATCAGCCTCGGCATGAAGCAGCTCGAAAGCGACCCGTGGGATGGCGTCGCCGCCAAGTACCCGGTCGGCATGAAGATGAAGGGCACGGTGACCAACATCACCGAATACGGCGCGTTCGTCGAGATCGAGCCCGGCATCGAAGGCCTGGTCCACGTTTCGGAAATGAGCTGGACCAAGAAGAACGTCCACCCCGGCAAGATCGTCTCGACTTCGCAGGAAGTCGACGTGGTCGTGCTCGAGGTCGATAGCGACAAGCGCCGTATCAGCCTTGGTCTCAAGCAGGCGCAGGGCAACCCCTGGGCCGATTTCGCGGACAAGCACCCCGTCGGCTCGGTCGTCGAGGGTGAAGTCAAGAACGCGACCGAGTTCGGCCTGTTCATCGGCCTGCCCGGCGACGTCGACGGCATGGTCCACATGTCGGACATCGCCTGGGGCATCTCGGGCGAGGACGCGCTGGCGCTTCACCGCAAGGGCGAAGAGGTCAAGGCGATCGTGCTCGACGTCGATGTCGAGAAGGAGCGCATCAGCCTCGGCATGAAGCAGCTCGAAAAGGGCGCGCCGACTGCCGGCGGCACCGCCTCGGCCGGAAGCCTGAAGAAGAACGACATCGTCACCGTGACCGTGCTCGAAGTGCGTGATGGCGGCCTCGAAGTGCAGGTCGGCGACGACGGCGCGACGGGCTTCATCAAGCGCAGCGACCTCGGCCGCGACCGCGACGAGCAGCGCCCCGACCGCTTCCAGGTCGGCAGCAAGCTCGATGCGATGGTGATCGGCTTCGACCGTTCCAAGAAGCCGAACTTCTCGGTCAAGGCGCGCCAGATCTCGGAAGAGAAGCAGGCTGTCGAGCAGTACGGTTCGTCCGATTCGGGTGCCTCGCTGGGCGACATCCTCGGCGAAGC
It encodes the following:
- the aroA gene encoding 3-phosphoshikimate 1-carboxyvinyltransferase — protein: MTAPATSPLPRRFAPAGPLRGRVRVPGDKSISHRAVMLGALAVGETRVTGLLEGEDVMATAAAMQAMGASIDKVGEEWRIQGVGVGGLLQPAAALEMGNSGTSTRLLMGLVASHAITAAFTGDASLSRRPMGRVIEPLSRIGASFTPSPGGRLPLMMTGASVPVPIEYRLPVASAQVKSAVLLAGLNTAGITTVIEPVATRDHSERMLRGFGADLEVEEADDERVIRVRGEADLRPQAIEVPGDPSSAAFFIVAATLVEGSDLTIENVGLNPTRAGIVSVLREMGADIEELALRGVGGEPVADLRVRHSPLKGIEVDPAVAPSMIDEFPILFVAAALANGRTVTRGLDELRVKESDRLSVMAEALVAAGARVEETADGLIIDGTAGEPLSGTADNPIRTHLDHRIAMSMAIAGLVSRAGVEIDDTRPIATSFPAFTTLLEQATR
- a CDS encoding (d)CMP kinase, yielding MIIAVDGPTASGKGTIARALAAHFGLPHLDTGLLYRAVGRQVFLDGGDPDDGGDALAATSFPDLLLHDPHLRSEETGGLASRVSVHPAVRQALFERQRVFATQAGGAVLDGRDIGTVIAPDADVKLFVTASVEARAERRWKEMRDAGIEVALSDIAADIRRRDERDSNRADAPLRVAEGAFVIDNSAMTREQATAAAIEAVEAARRT
- a CDS encoding TIGR02300 family protein, encoding MVKPEWGAKRQCPKCGTRFYDLGKDDPVACIECGEQWTPEPVLKSKQPIPFEEEKKKDVEADSDLGGDDLEDIDVDDDEDSPDNDVDLGGDDDLGVATSGDDDEDDS
- the rpsA gene encoding 30S ribosomal protein S1 → MASTANPTRADFEALLNEQLGGAGEEGFEGRVVKGTVTAIENGMAVIDVGLKSEGRVALKEFARGEGEGADHGLTVGSEVEVFVDRVENSDGEAMLSRDRARREAAWDKLESEFGEGKRVDGRIFGRVKGGFTVDLDGAVAFLPGSQVDIRPVRDVGPLMDMPQPFQILKMDRRRGNIVVSRRAVLEETRAEQRSELIDKLTEGQIMDGVVKNITDYGAFVDLGGIDGLLHVTDMSYKRVNHPSEVINIGDTVKVQIVRINPDTQRISLGMKQLESDPWDGVAAKYPVGMKMKGTVTNITEYGAFVEIEPGIEGLVHVSEMSWTKKNVHPGKIVSTSQEVDVVVLEVDSDKRRISLGLKQAQGNPWADFADKHPVGSVVEGEVKNATEFGLFIGLPGDVDGMVHMSDIAWGISGEDALALHRKGEEVKAIVLDVDVEKERISLGMKQLEKGAPTAGGTASAGSLKKNDIVTVTVLEVRDGGLEVQVGDDGATGFIKRSDLGRDRDEQRPDRFQVGSKLDAMVIGFDRSKKPNFSVKARQISEEKQAVEQYGSSDSGASLGDILGEALKKQAE
- a CDS encoding CBU_0592 family membrane protein gives rise to the protein MTDIHTLVGFAGMACIIAAYAYLTWSPAPNPFVLHGTNLAGAALLTVSLLVHTNLPSLVLEGFWAAIAIYGLVKALRRKGAAR